GTAGTCACGCTGCTGCAGTCCCAACGCATCCTGCGCGAGATGCAGATTCTGCTGCCCGCCAAGACGCTGCAGCGCGAACGCTTCCCAGTACGGCGCATCGGGGGCGTAGCTGCTCTTGGGGTACTTCTGCCGGATCTGCTTGAACAGCTCCGCCGCGCGCTGGTAGGAATCGCCGCTGAGCGCCTTGCGCGCTTCACGGTAGAGCGAGTCGGCGAGGTCCTGCGCATCCCACGGCTCGGGGGCCATCGTGCGATAGCCTCGGGCCCGCTCGGTTGTGGCGGTCCACACGCCACCCTCCGCGGCGAAGGGCACCATGCGCATCGCCATCGCGGCGCTCTCCATGCCCAAGCGTGCACCTTCGGCGGCCATGGCCACCATGTCGGTGCTGGACAGTCGCGCCAGTTCGGCAATGCCGCGCGCATCGACCGAGGCCAGGGCGTGACCGACGGTTTCCGCGATGTACGGGTCGAGGGCATCGAGACGGGCGAGCACATCGAGGCCAGCGCGTGGCGCCGGAGGCGCGAGGGGTGCGGCCGGCGCGGGGCGATCGGCCGGAGCAGGCGCCGGGGCCGGACGCGGACGCGGCGGCTGTTGCGCGGCAATGGCGGTCGGCAACATGCCGCACAGCACGGCGCACGCTCCACCGATCGCCGTCAGTCGGGACATCAGGGGTCGCACGATCATCAGTCTCCTCCGTAGATGACCGCATCGCTCAGCGAGGCGGCCGTGACCAACGCGTTCACACGCGTCAGCAGGTTGGTTTCGCGTAGAGTTTCTCGCGGGGCGCGCTGGGTTTCCGGCGCGGTGGAGCGCGCCTGGATGACCTGCACGAGCACGAGTTCGAGGTCTTGCAGCAGCCGGCGCGTGCGCTCGTCGCGCAGTTGGGGCTGATCGAGCAGCAGCCGCGTGGTGGTGAGCAGCTCCCGCGCCGGCGGCGCCAGTGCGGCATCGGCTCCTGTGGACTGCGTGTTGTCACTCACCGTGGTGAGCAGCGACACGGTGCGTGCGAGATGCTCCTGCATGGCTATATGCGACGGATCGTTCGCGAGCGCCGGATCCGCCCCGTCGGCGGCGGCGCCCTGAGCCACGGACACGACCGGCGACGTGGGGGAGGAGCGGGGGAGCAGGTAGCGACCAATCGCCACACCGCACACCAGCACGGCCGCAGCCGCCATCAGCTGGCGCAGGCGTCGCACTGACGCGGGGCGCGCGGCAGGCACCGGTGCGGTGGTCACACGGTCCCGCCGGATGCGCGCCCACATCATCTCGCGCGGCACCTCGACGGCCTCGTCGAGCTCCGCCGTGGCTTCGCGCACGAGATCGAGCATCCACGGCTCGAGCGGTGCGTCGGATGCGGGGAGCGCCGACGACTCGTGCGACGGTTCCTCGTGTGGATCCTGCTGGTGGTGATGCCTGGTCATGCCGACTCCTTGCCGAGCTGCAGTGGCGCGTGTGGGGCGAACGCGGCGAGCGCGTGTCGCAGCTTTTCGCGCGCCCGGGAGAGCTGTGACTTGCTCGTGCCAATGGCGCAGCCGAGCGCGTCGCTGATCTCCTCGTGCGTGAATCCTTCCACATCGTGCATGAGAAACACGCGGCGGGTGCCCTCCGGAAGCGCGGCGATCGCGGCCTTGAGACGGGTCCGAAGGTCCGGGTCGCCAACGTCGGTGCTGCGGGCAGCCACCGTCGTGGCCTCCTCGAGCGGCGCGGCAAACGCCTCGCGGCGTTTGAGCGTGCGCAGCCCGTTGAGCGTGACCGACACGGCAATTGCATGCAGCCAACTGCTCAGCGCCGCGTCCCCGCGGAACTGTCCGAGCCGGTCGAAGGCCCGCAGGAAAGTGTCCTGCGTCCACTCCTGGGCCAGCTCCGGGCGTCCGCTCATCCGGAGGATGAGGCGGTACACCCGGTCCACGTGCCGGTCGTAGAACTGCCGTTCCGCCGCCGGGTCGCCGGCCCGGAGTCGGGCCAGCAACGCGGCATCGGAGGGCGTCTCGAAGGTCACGGGGTCGCCGGTTTCCGTGCTGTCGTCATGTCGGTGCGCATGCATGTGCGCGAGAAAGACAGCGCCGGAAGGGAAAGGGTTGCACGCCGCGGTTCGGGAATGCTCGGATTGGTCCGGATGATCGGACGTCGGAGGTCGGACGAATGCCCGAAATCGGAGCCCAGAAACGGCGTTCGGAAATCGGAGGTCGGATGGGGTGTACCCGCAGTAACGGCCGCACGCTCCTCCGAACTCCGATTTCCGAACGCCCTTTCCGACATCGGACCTCCGGCATTCATCCGAGGTCCGACATCCGGAGCTCCGATCGATCCGACCATCGGAGCTCGGAGGTCAGACGAATGCCCGAATTCGGAGCCCAGAAACGGCGTTCGGAGGTCGGAGGTCGGATGCGTGGTGCCCGCAGTACCGGCCGCACACGCCTCCGAACTCCGATTTCCGAACGCCCTTTCCG
Above is a window of Gemmatimonas sp. DNA encoding:
- a CDS encoding sigma-70 family RNA polymerase sigma factor — translated: MHAHRHDDSTETGDPVTFETPSDAALLARLRAGDPAAERQFYDRHVDRVYRLILRMSGRPELAQEWTQDTFLRAFDRLGQFRGDAALSSWLHAIAVSVTLNGLRTLKRREAFAAPLEEATTVAARSTDVGDPDLRTRLKAAIAALPEGTRRVFLMHDVEGFTHEEISDALGCAIGTSKSQLSRAREKLRHALAAFAPHAPLQLGKESA